A DNA window from Staphylococcus warneri contains the following coding sequences:
- the hxlA gene encoding 3-hexulose-6-phosphate synthase yields the protein MELQLAIDLLNKEEAAELAKKVEEYVDIVEIGTPIVINEGLPAVQHLNENISNAKVLADLKIMDAADYEVSQAVKFGADVVTILGVAEDASIKAAVEEAHKNDKQLLVDMIAVQDLEKRAKELDEMGADYIAVHTGYDLQAEGQSPLDSLRKVKSVIKNSKVAVAGGIKPDTIKEIVAEEPDLVIVGGGIANADDPVEAAKQCRDAIEGK from the coding sequence GTGGAATTACAATTAGCTATTGATTTATTAAATAAAGAAGAAGCAGCAGAATTAGCGAAAAAAGTAGAAGAATATGTTGATATTGTAGAAATTGGTACACCAATTGTGATTAACGAAGGTTTACCTGCCGTTCAACATTTAAATGAAAATATAAGCAATGCTAAAGTATTAGCAGACTTAAAAATCATGGATGCAGCAGACTATGAAGTAAGCCAAGCTGTTAAATTCGGCGCTGATGTTGTAACAATTTTAGGTGTAGCTGAAGATGCGTCAATTAAAGCAGCAGTTGAAGAAGCGCATAAAAATGACAAACAATTATTAGTAGATATGATTGCTGTTCAAGATTTAGAAAAACGTGCGAAAGAATTAGATGAAATGGGTGCTGACTATATTGCAGTGCACACTGGTTATGATTTACAAGCTGAAGGACAATCTCCATTAGATAGCTTACGTAAAGTTAAATCAGTAATTAAAAATTCTAAAGTCGCAGTTGCTGGTGGTATTAAACCAGATACAATTAAAGAAATTGTTGCAGAAGAACCTGACTTAGTAATTGTTGGTGGCGGTATCGCAAATGCTGATGACCCTGTAGAAGCAGCTAAACAATGTCGTGACGCTATTGAAGGTAAATAA
- a CDS encoding YojF family protein, which produces MLEPIKYEEVMKLLTSYENKPVYLHVETTNGAYANHFDERVFNAGTFLRNIQVTYEHAQLKGGDKDPYRIGLKLRDGGWVYVQGLTHYEVNQDNECLIAGFNYEGQLAATLEISEKPFTI; this is translated from the coding sequence GTGTTGGAACCTATCAAATATGAAGAAGTGATGAAATTACTCACATCTTATGAAAATAAACCCGTTTACCTACATGTTGAGACGACAAATGGTGCATATGCTAACCATTTTGATGAACGTGTATTTAATGCAGGTACTTTTTTAAGAAATATACAAGTGACTTATGAACACGCACAACTAAAAGGCGGAGATAAAGATCCATACCGTATCGGTTTAAAACTTCGCGATGGCGGTTGGGTTTATGTTCAGGGACTAACACATTACGAAGTCAACCAAGATAACGAATGTCTCATAGCAGGATTTAATTATGAAGGGCAATTGGCTGCTACATTAGAAATTAGCGAAAAGCCATTTACTATATAG
- the folE2 gene encoding GTP cyclohydrolase FolE2: MTEFDLSTREGRWKHFGSVDPIEGTKPTTKNEMTDLQSTHKNFLFEIEEVGIKNLTYPVLIDQFQTAGTFSFSTSLNKDEKGINMSRILESVEKHYNNGIELEFNTLYQVLRTLQEKMNQNAAGVDVSGKWFFDRFSPVTQIKAIGNADVTYGLAIEGTNVTRKELTIQAAVTTLCPCSKEISEYSAHNQRGIVTVKTYLNKDDIVIDDYKDKILDAMEANASSVLYPILKRPDEKRVTERAYENPRFVEDLIRLIAADLVEFDWIEGFDIECRNEESIHQHDAFARLKYRK, encoded by the coding sequence ATGACAGAATTTGATTTATCTACACGAGAAGGCCGATGGAAACATTTTGGTTCTGTTGACCCTATCGAAGGTACGAAACCAACTACCAAAAATGAAATGACTGATCTACAAAGCACACACAAAAACTTCTTATTTGAAATAGAAGAAGTAGGTATTAAAAATTTAACCTATCCTGTATTGATTGATCAATTTCAAACAGCAGGTACATTTAGCTTTTCAACAAGTTTAAATAAAGATGAAAAAGGCATTAATATGAGCCGTATTTTAGAAAGTGTTGAAAAGCATTATAACAATGGTATTGAATTAGAATTTAATACGCTCTATCAAGTATTGAGAACATTACAAGAAAAGATGAACCAAAACGCAGCAGGTGTGGATGTTAGTGGCAAATGGTTCTTTGACCGCTTTAGTCCGGTAACCCAAATTAAAGCCATTGGAAATGCTGATGTCACTTATGGTTTAGCAATTGAAGGTACTAACGTAACGCGCAAAGAATTAACGATTCAAGCTGCCGTTACGACGTTATGTCCATGTTCAAAAGAAATCAGTGAATACTCAGCACATAATCAACGTGGTATCGTTACAGTGAAAACTTATTTAAATAAAGATGACATTGTCATTGATGATTATAAAGATAAAATTTTAGATGCGATGGAGGCAAATGCAAGCTCCGTACTTTATCCAATTTTAAAACGACCTGACGAAAAACGTGTCACGGAACGTGCTTATGAAAATCCACGTTTTGTTGAAGACTTAATCCGATTAATAGCAGCTGATTTAGTTGAATTTGATTGGATTGAAGGCTTTGATATCGAATGTCGTAACGAAGAATCCATACATCAACATGATGCTTTTGCACGTTTAAAATATAGAAAATAA
- a CDS encoding poly(glycerol-phosphate) alpha-glucosyltransferase, with translation MGIENNIKNLIEEINSKESIEGYVFISLGKPSIKAQVKLLKKTNYLEREINKLCQKFKKKAGELPTWIKVDIVTNYEYIPFDILKKELVNTRRNYIDFGIALDQNWNIAFLPEEINVNAFVRPNKKSKELFLSEDNINNYMRKYTNYKRVYSHELYDSKTVIKFFTKSYFLDDGKVYELHSKGYKKGLRKVDNLSEEIDGMIESSAHFLENMMEDSGKFNYGYFPHFDKEIGFYNILRHSSSTYALIEGLNYLGEPLNSTEKAINYVIENHIYESNGNAYVFDDTKNVNEIKLGQNASFIFAVCEYLKNHNNERFLEAAQKVANGILAMIDENTWDTTHVLNYPDLSVKEKFRIVYYDGEAALALMRLYQQDHNEKWLNTVKSLVDQFIAKDYWKYHDHWLGYCTNELVQINPEAKYFEFGIKNVSTELDYIKNRETTFPTFLEMLMATYRLIQKAKSEGYRELVESLIDEQKLIEIIHIRADYQRTGFFYPELAMYFKNPARILGSFFIKHHGYRVRIDDIEHYVSGYVQYQNIFK, from the coding sequence ATGGGAATTGAGAATAATATTAAAAATTTAATAGAAGAAATTAATAGTAAAGAAAGTATTGAAGGTTATGTGTTTATAAGCTTGGGGAAACCATCTATTAAAGCACAGGTAAAACTTTTGAAAAAAACTAATTATTTGGAACGCGAAATTAATAAGCTATGTCAAAAATTCAAGAAAAAAGCAGGTGAGTTACCAACTTGGATTAAAGTGGATATAGTAACAAATTATGAATATATACCATTTGACATATTAAAAAAAGAATTGGTTAATACTAGACGTAATTATATTGACTTTGGTATTGCTCTAGATCAAAACTGGAACATTGCATTTTTACCAGAAGAAATAAATGTAAATGCTTTTGTTAGACCAAATAAAAAATCGAAAGAATTATTTTTATCCGAAGACAATATTAACAATTACATGAGAAAATACACAAATTACAAACGTGTGTATTCACATGAATTATATGATTCTAAAACTGTAATTAAATTTTTTACTAAATCATACTTTTTAGATGATGGAAAAGTTTATGAGTTACATTCAAAAGGTTATAAAAAGGGATTAAGAAAAGTAGATAATTTAAGTGAAGAAATTGATGGAATGATAGAGAGTAGTGCACACTTTTTAGAAAATATGATGGAAGATAGTGGAAAATTTAATTACGGGTATTTCCCTCATTTTGATAAAGAAATAGGCTTTTACAATATTTTACGTCATTCGTCATCCACTTATGCGTTAATTGAAGGATTAAACTATCTAGGAGAGCCATTAAATTCCACAGAAAAAGCTATTAATTACGTTATTGAAAATCATATTTATGAAAGTAATGGCAATGCGTATGTCTTTGATGATACAAAAAATGTAAATGAGATTAAATTAGGACAAAATGCATCATTTATATTTGCAGTATGTGAATATTTGAAAAACCACAATAATGAAAGATTCCTTGAAGCAGCACAAAAGGTAGCAAATGGTATCTTAGCAATGATAGATGAAAACACATGGGATACTACGCATGTATTAAATTATCCTGATTTATCTGTTAAAGAAAAGTTCAGAATTGTTTATTATGACGGTGAGGCAGCTTTAGCTTTGATGCGATTGTATCAACAAGATCACAATGAAAAATGGTTGAATACAGTTAAAAGCTTAGTTGATCAATTTATTGCTAAAGATTATTGGAAGTACCATGACCATTGGTTAGGTTATTGTACAAATGAATTGGTACAAATTAACCCAGAAGCTAAATACTTTGAATTTGGAATTAAAAATGTAAGTACAGAACTAGATTATATAAAAAATCGTGAAACAACCTTCCCTACATTTTTAGAAATGCTCATGGCAACATATAGATTGATACAAAAAGCTAAGTCCGAAGGGTATAGAGAGCTAGTTGAATCATTGATTGATGAACAGAAATTGATTGAAATTATCCATATTAGAGCAGATTATCAAAGAACAGGCTTTTTCTATCCAGAATTAGCTATGTATTTTAAAAATCCAGCTAGAATATTAGGTAGTTTCTTTATAAAACATCACGGTTATAGAGTTAGAATTGATGATATAGAACATTATGTCTCTGGTTATGTTCAATATCAAAATATATTTAAATAA
- the nagB gene encoding glucosamine-6-phosphate deaminase, producing the protein MKIINLGSKKLASFYVACELFKQMDYSPDSKLGLATGGTMTDVYQSLVTLLKKNQIDVSQVTTFNLDEYVGLEPEHEQSYHYYMDDILFNQYPYFNRQRIHIPNGDAVDFEQEARRYNQLIESEGPIDIQLLGIGENGHIGFNEPGTSLESETHVVDLTESTIKANSRYFNDESEVPKQAISMGLQSIIKAKRIILLAFGEKKKQAINDLLNQPVSKDIPSTILKTHPNVEIYVDDAAAPDLKNS; encoded by the coding sequence ATGAAAATTATTAATTTAGGTTCTAAAAAATTAGCATCATTTTATGTTGCCTGTGAGTTATTTAAACAAATGGACTATAGCCCAGATAGTAAATTAGGTTTAGCTACAGGAGGCACTATGACAGATGTCTATCAAAGTCTAGTTACACTATTAAAGAAAAATCAAATAGATGTCTCACAAGTGACTACGTTCAATTTAGATGAATATGTTGGTTTAGAACCTGAGCATGAACAAAGTTATCATTATTATATGGATGACATATTATTTAATCAATATCCATATTTTAATCGCCAACGGATTCATATCCCTAATGGAGACGCGGTTGATTTTGAACAAGAAGCAAGACGCTATAATCAATTAATTGAATCTGAAGGGCCAATCGATATTCAATTGTTAGGCATTGGCGAAAATGGACATATCGGATTTAATGAGCCAGGAACATCTTTGGAAAGTGAAACACATGTCGTGGATTTAACAGAAAGTACAATTAAAGCAAATAGTAGATATTTTAACGATGAGTCAGAAGTACCTAAGCAAGCCATATCAATGGGTCTTCAATCAATTATTAAAGCTAAAAGAATCATTTTATTAGCGTTTGGAGAGAAAAAGAAACAAGCGATAAATGACTTGTTGAATCAACCGGTAAGCAAAGATATCCCATCTACAATATTAAAGACACATCCAAATGTAGAAATCTATGTTGATGACGCGGCTGCACCAGACTTAAAGAATAGCTAA
- a CDS encoding Mur ligase family protein: MNYNKKTIEQALEGYWYREPSEDWYANNIDINKQSTKRFSQQGYKVLFIAMDTETWDRGTQNIGSFGIWQDTHKNLHDFQPYISGVIAARPIEYLDDSIPQFIVENSYNAIKYLAKFSYDHFEGKMIGITGSAGKSTTKSMLQSLLSIDHEVTATKGNHNSRTGVPITVACGITNPDYMVVEAAISSLWMKAGGVMKTYVPDIAMITSIGSTHQRDIHQTAILKSRIAEGMNNQGTVVLNRDMNEFETVYQTVSQYNKNIIIYGFHEESHSFIKSFEETRDSSRITANILGEEIKVTTQLSGKAMAQNVVGV, translated from the coding sequence ATGAATTATAATAAAAAGACAATAGAACAAGCTCTGGAAGGTTATTGGTATCGTGAACCTTCTGAAGACTGGTACGCAAATAATATTGACATTAATAAGCAAAGTACAAAGCGTTTTAGTCAACAAGGCTATAAAGTTCTCTTCATTGCTATGGATACTGAAACGTGGGATAGAGGAACTCAAAATATTGGAAGTTTTGGGATTTGGCAAGATACACATAAGAATTTACACGACTTCCAACCATACATAAGTGGTGTGATTGCAGCTCGGCCAATCGAATATTTGGATGACAGCATCCCACAATTTATAGTAGAAAATTCATATAATGCAATCAAATATTTAGCGAAATTTTCATATGATCATTTTGAAGGTAAAATGATTGGGATTACTGGTTCAGCAGGAAAATCTACAACTAAAAGTATGCTGCAAAGCTTATTAAGTATTGATCATGAAGTTACTGCGACAAAAGGAAATCATAATTCACGCACAGGCGTACCTATAACTGTTGCTTGTGGTATTACTAATCCTGATTATATGGTTGTAGAGGCTGCTATTTCTAGCTTATGGATGAAAGCTGGGGGCGTGATGAAAACGTATGTACCTGATATAGCCATGATTACTTCTATCGGATCAACACATCAAAGAGATATTCATCAAACTGCAATACTAAAATCAAGAATTGCTGAAGGTATGAATAATCAAGGAACTGTCGTCTTAAATAGAGATATGAATGAATTTGAAACAGTTTATCAAACGGTAAGCCAATATAATAAAAATATTATTATTTATGGTTTTCATGAAGAGTCGCATAGTTTTATTAAATCATTTGAAGAAACACGTGATTCATCTAGGATCACTGCTAATATCCTAGGGGAAGAGATTAAAGTAACGACACAACTATCTGGTAAAGCGATGGCACAAAATGTGGTTGGTGTTTAA
- the hxlB gene encoding 6-phospho-3-hexuloisomerase has product MATFNHYQLILDELKGTLSHVKDEEFDGFASEVTESSRIFVAGKGRSGFVANSFAMRLNQLGKQAFVIGESTTPSIQKGDLFIVISGSGSTEHLRLLADKAKSVEAEVVLLTTKLDSAIGEIADTVVELPAGTKHDATGSDQPLGSLFEQSSQIFLDSVVIGLMAQLDVDETTMQNNHANLE; this is encoded by the coding sequence ATGGCAACTTTTAATCATTATCAATTAATTTTAGATGAGTTAAAGGGTACTTTATCTCATGTTAAAGATGAAGAGTTTGATGGATTTGCATCAGAAGTAACTGAATCATCACGCATATTTGTTGCAGGTAAGGGTCGTTCTGGATTCGTTGCAAATAGTTTTGCAATGAGACTCAATCAATTAGGCAAGCAAGCATTTGTTATTGGCGAATCAACAACACCATCAATTCAAAAAGGTGATTTATTTATTGTGATTTCCGGTTCGGGTTCAACAGAACACCTTCGCTTATTAGCAGATAAAGCGAAATCAGTTGAAGCAGAAGTGGTATTACTAACAACTAAACTAGATTCTGCAATTGGTGAAATTGCAGACACAGTAGTTGAATTACCAGCAGGTACAAAACACGATGCCACTGGGTCTGATCAACCGTTAGGTAGTTTGTTTGAACAATCATCACAAATCTTTTTAGATAGTGTAGTTATTGGATTAATGGCACAATTAGACGTCGATGAAACGACAATGCAAAATAATCATGCCAATTTAGAATAA
- a CDS encoding MFS transporter yields MKRYRYFIITMIVIMTMINYIDRGAISYAQEDIIKEFGFDTIAWGSILGYFGYGYMFGSLLGGITADKKGPKFVWIVAGTAWSLVEIAMAFAGELGIAVFGGSALAGFGMLRVMFGVAEGPIFSTISKTNANWAAPKERGLLSALGLIGVPLGALITAPIVSGFLTISNWQLLFILLGILGLIWVVVWSMVFTDYPEDNKRISEEELRSIRSTEDSLNVEKTVDTEQSKEKWYHFFTSTTLICNMLGYFGFQYVNFLILTWTPKYLQDEYHFEIHSLWYLGMIPWIGAVFTAYFGGQLSDWLRKKTGSLRIARSGLSIAGMICAATCFLIIPFTHSIVAVMILMMIGNAFIFLPNAVYWAVIIDTTPNNTGTYGGITHFFVNTATVIAPTLTGYLVASYGYSSMFVSAVVASLISIIAMCFVRPGEKKMHMTK; encoded by the coding sequence ATGAAGCGTTATCGCTATTTTATTATTACGATGATTGTCATCATGACAATGATTAATTATATTGATAGGGGTGCTATTTCATACGCTCAAGAGGATATTATCAAAGAATTTGGTTTTGATACGATTGCTTGGGGCTCTATTCTAGGGTATTTTGGTTATGGTTATATGTTTGGTTCGCTGTTAGGGGGTATTACAGCGGATAAAAAAGGACCGAAATTTGTATGGATTGTAGCAGGAACTGCTTGGTCATTAGTAGAAATTGCTATGGCATTTGCCGGTGAACTAGGTATAGCCGTATTTGGAGGTTCTGCTTTAGCAGGATTCGGCATGTTGCGTGTCATGTTTGGCGTGGCTGAGGGGCCTATTTTTTCTACAATTAGTAAAACCAATGCCAATTGGGCTGCACCTAAAGAAAGAGGTTTATTATCGGCATTAGGATTAATTGGGGTGCCATTAGGTGCATTAATTACAGCACCCATTGTTTCAGGTTTTTTAACAATTTCTAACTGGCAATTACTATTTATCTTGCTAGGTATATTAGGCCTGATTTGGGTAGTTGTTTGGTCTATGGTATTTACAGATTATCCTGAAGATAATAAAAGAATTTCTGAAGAAGAATTACGATCTATTCGCTCTACTGAAGATAGTTTAAATGTCGAAAAGACAGTTGATACAGAACAATCTAAAGAAAAATGGTATCATTTTTTTACAAGTACAACGTTAATTTGTAATATGTTAGGTTACTTTGGTTTCCAATATGTTAACTTTCTTATTTTAACTTGGACGCCTAAATATTTACAGGATGAATATCATTTTGAAATCCATTCATTATGGTATTTAGGTATGATTCCATGGATTGGGGCAGTTTTCACAGCGTACTTCGGTGGTCAATTATCAGATTGGCTTAGAAAAAAGACAGGAAGTCTACGTATTGCGAGATCTGGCCTTTCAATAGCAGGTATGATTTGTGCTGCTACATGCTTTTTAATCATTCCATTTACACATAGTATTGTAGCGGTCATGATTTTAATGATGATTGGAAACGCATTTATTTTCTTACCTAATGCCGTATATTGGGCTGTAATCATTGATACAACACCTAACAATACAGGTACATACGGTGGTATTACACATTTCTTTGTTAATACTGCAACGGTCATTGCGCCAACATTAACAGGCTATTTAGTAGCATCTTATGGCTACTCTTCAATGTTTGTATCTGCAGTGGTTGCATCATTAATTAGTATCATTGCAATGTGCTTTGTTAGACCAGGTGAAAAGAAAATGCATATGACAAAATAA
- a CDS encoding CapA family protein, protein MDIPLSSVLEKLKSYQPNKGVQNIKSHQTHKGTNYTVINDSWNAVGISMIEGIETLNYKSQFYKGRKIAVLGRLMDLKKEEIKPQHEAIAKVLIDNNIDLVFGYGEEIKYTLKQLPKQMVAGYYDDHEELAKEVSNIIEEDDLILLKGSTSGGKFPKVNDRLVYYSQNFIKPTRSSNPIPSDGYGVATFKVSTGEKVSSIGRQDVVQNQGVGSLLLINRILNMTFAKKVQLSDLFEADNQSIKESKNPRSIPLNSGDKLKLDTILSAAIVTASPNAILMLANKVVGSNKDSMNQIKNEVKSLGMKPETALNITSRRISHVKQELTLDDLFKVSQILFNKYPFIKDLLGRTSYSFKDQYYKTESNLFSYGLISHGLFYGQGNSIGTVLSKIDGEEYITVVLGAKDAFHRDALIANSIKKINEKDEYKEEIEEYKINNNGNPVKINIIGDTYFGEFYTNIRKRQGKDDALATEGRNYSFDKIRPLISEGDFNICNFEAAISNDDNQYLKQRKPFVLHASEEHTVHALKQEGIQLVTLANNHLMDCGIKGLKNTVKSFNDALISTIGADTNQEKAERPFIINKDGEKIAIFNAYWYRRPMYREFDFYAIGDEPGVACINPMMFEKIKECKEKYAMKVIVICHWGVDFQRTSTKQREYARSISEAGADLIIGHGAHLMQSIERIGTTTVVYSIGNGVFNSNGEYDKRFVPPYSFIAQLELHYNNNSKLKLYPIYGNNLETYWQPRFLTENEANHCHAQLKQMGAISKMTLKKDDQYYFELPVNI, encoded by the coding sequence TTGGACATACCATTAAGTAGTGTCTTAGAAAAATTAAAATCTTACCAACCTAATAAAGGCGTGCAAAATATTAAATCTCATCAAACACATAAAGGCACAAACTATACAGTGATTAATGATTCATGGAATGCTGTTGGTATTTCTATGATTGAAGGAATAGAAACTTTAAATTATAAGTCACAATTTTATAAAGGCAGAAAAATTGCTGTGTTAGGTCGTTTAATGGATTTGAAAAAAGAAGAGATTAAACCGCAACATGAAGCTATAGCTAAAGTACTTATAGATAATAATATTGATTTAGTATTTGGATACGGTGAAGAAATTAAATATACTTTAAAACAACTTCCTAAACAAATGGTGGCAGGTTATTATGATGATCATGAGGAATTAGCTAAAGAAGTATCTAATATTATTGAAGAAGATGATTTGATATTATTAAAAGGTTCTACTAGTGGAGGAAAATTCCCAAAAGTGAATGACCGATTAGTATATTATTCACAAAACTTTATTAAACCAACGCGTAGTAGTAATCCAATTCCCAGTGACGGCTATGGTGTAGCAACATTTAAAGTTTCGACAGGGGAAAAAGTATCTTCTATTGGTAGACAAGATGTTGTACAAAATCAGGGTGTGGGTAGTTTATTACTAATTAATAGAATTTTAAATATGACTTTTGCCAAAAAAGTACAACTAAGTGATTTGTTTGAAGCAGATAATCAATCGATTAAAGAAAGTAAGAATCCACGGTCAATACCATTGAATTCAGGAGATAAACTTAAGTTAGATACTATTTTATCAGCTGCTATAGTTACTGCTTCACCTAATGCGATATTAATGTTAGCGAATAAGGTTGTTGGTTCGAATAAAGATAGTATGAATCAAATTAAAAATGAAGTTAAATCTTTAGGAATGAAGCCAGAAACTGCCTTAAATATTACAAGTCGTCGTATTAGTCATGTAAAACAAGAATTAACATTAGATGACTTATTTAAAGTAAGTCAAATTTTGTTTAATAAATATCCATTTATCAAAGATTTATTAGGACGTACATCTTATAGTTTTAAAGATCAATACTATAAAACAGAATCGAATTTATTTTCTTACGGCTTGATTTCTCATGGATTATTTTATGGACAAGGTAATTCGATTGGTACCGTCTTGTCTAAAATTGATGGTGAAGAATACATTACAGTAGTTCTAGGTGCTAAAGATGCGTTTCATAGAGATGCATTAATAGCAAATAGTATTAAAAAAATAAATGAAAAAGATGAATATAAAGAAGAAATAGAAGAGTATAAAATTAATAATAATGGTAACCCAGTGAAAATAAATATTATTGGTGATACTTATTTTGGAGAATTTTATACCAATATTAGAAAGAGACAAGGGAAAGATGATGCATTAGCTACAGAAGGAAGAAATTACAGTTTTGACAAAATACGACCATTGATTTCTGAAGGGGACTTTAATATTTGTAATTTTGAAGCGGCTATTTCCAATGATGATAATCAATATTTAAAACAAAGAAAGCCGTTTGTATTGCATGCATCCGAAGAACACACAGTTCATGCGTTGAAGCAAGAAGGAATTCAATTAGTAACATTAGCTAATAATCATTTAATGGATTGTGGTATAAAAGGTTTGAAAAATACAGTTAAATCGTTTAATGATGCACTAATTTCTACAATTGGAGCAGATACAAATCAAGAAAAAGCTGAAAGACCATTTATTATAAATAAAGATGGTGAAAAGATAGCTATTTTTAATGCCTATTGGTATAGAAGACCGATGTATCGTGAATTTGATTTTTATGCAATCGGTGATGAACCGGGTGTTGCATGTATTAATCCTATGATGTTCGAAAAAATTAAAGAATGCAAAGAAAAATATGCTATGAAAGTAATTGTTATTTGTCATTGGGGGGTTGATTTTCAACGTACATCTACAAAGCAACGTGAATATGCACGCTCAATATCTGAAGCAGGTGCGGATTTAATCATTGGTCATGGTGCACATTTAATGCAGAGTATTGAAAGAATTGGCACAACTACAGTAGTTTATAGTATTGGTAATGGTGTATTTAATAGTAATGGAGAATATGATAAAAGATTCGTTCCACCATATAGTTTTATTGCCCAACTAGAACTACATTATAATAATAATTCGAAACTTAAACTATATCCTATTTATGGTAATAACTTAGAAACATATTGGCAACCTCGTTTTTTAACTGAAAATGAAGCTAATCATTGTCATGCACAGTTAAAACAAATGGGAGCAATTTCCAAAATGACATTAAAAAAAGATGATCAATATTATTTTGAACTTCCAGTTAATATCTAA
- the bshB2 gene encoding bacillithiol biosynthesis deacetylase BshB2: MTDERHVLVIFPHPDDETFSSAGTIASYIEAGIPVTYACLTLGQMGRNLGNPPFATRESLPDFREKELENAAKAIGITDLRKMGLRDKTVEFEPHDQMDDMIKNLIDETNPSLIISFYPKFAVHPDHEATGEAVVRTVGRMPENERPRLTLVAFSNDAPDILGEPDIQNDISKYKDIKIKAFEAHASQTGPFLKELASPQVDGQVHSFLEIEPFWTYHFES; the protein is encoded by the coding sequence ATGACAGATGAAAGACATGTACTCGTGATATTCCCTCATCCAGATGATGAAACCTTCTCATCTGCGGGAACCATTGCAAGCTATATTGAAGCAGGCATTCCTGTAACTTACGCTTGTTTAACACTCGGTCAAATGGGCAGAAATTTAGGTAATCCCCCATTTGCCACAAGAGAATCATTACCTGATTTTCGCGAAAAAGAATTAGAAAATGCTGCTAAGGCTATTGGAATTACAGATTTACGTAAAATGGGATTGCGAGATAAAACAGTAGAATTTGAACCACATGATCAAATGGATGACATGATTAAAAATTTAATTGATGAAACTAATCCTTCATTAATTATTTCGTTCTATCCTAAATTCGCTGTTCACCCTGATCACGAAGCAACTGGCGAAGCTGTAGTAAGAACCGTTGGACGCATGCCTGAAAATGAACGTCCAAGATTGACTTTAGTTGCATTCAGTAATGATGCCCCAGATATTTTAGGCGAACCAGACATCCAAAACGATATTTCTAAATATAAAGATATAAAAATCAAAGCTTTTGAAGCACATGCATCACAAACTGGGCCTTTCTTAAAAGAATTAGCGAGTCCACAAGTAGATGGACAAGTTCATAGCTTTTTAGAAATCGAACCATTTTGGACATATCATTTCGAATCTTAA